The Hordeum vulgare subsp. vulgare chromosome 7H, MorexV3_pseudomolecules_assembly, whole genome shotgun sequence DNA window CTTAAGGTTGGACAATGCCATACAAGTGCAAAGTAACATATTTGCTTATCCTGAATTCTTATCTAGCGTAGGTAGTGTTGACCTGGTAACACATATGCACATGGATTGTTCACAGCACTTGATCTGTTTCTAGGCTCTGAAGTTATTTACTAGGGTATTTCATTGTATAGGATATTTCCTTGTACCCATCTTAATTAAGCACTTTGGTTGCAGAGAGGCCTTATGGCTCTCATTGACGTTGAAGGAGTACCAGTTCATCTAGGAGAAATAATGGTAGAAAATCTTATGGCTAGTTGGCAATCCATCCAGGACATTCTTGTGAGGCACTATAGCAGGCAGTTGCTTCATGAACTCTACAAGGTAAAATGGCACCATTCAAGCTAGTATTCTTTCTAGTCaaatatatcttttttgggggggACATCTTCTTTAATGTCCAACATAACCTTAATAAGCTTATCGAACAACCCTGGAACCAGAACAACATGGATATTTGTTGCTCCCCTCAGATCTTCTGCAGTGTGAGTGGCTGCAACCATGTGCTTGTGCCAACATTTACCtccatttctttcctttttcctgtTAAGAAGCGGGCAGTATTGAATTCCATAGGACTACCTTGGTTTATATAAACTGTATTTCCAATGTCCAACAGTATTACATAGTTACTACATGTGTCTTGGGAGCAGAATTTGTTGTGATATACTGTAAGTGCAGGTTTTTGGCTCTGCTGGCGTTATAGGGAATCCTATGGGTTTTGCCAGGAATGTTGGATTTGGCTTAAAAGACTTTATGTCTGCCTCAAGGAAAGGGAAACTGCAGGTTTGTAAACACAGTTTTTTGAAGGAACTAGCAATTCTTTAATCCTTCTTTTCTTAAAGTTctattgatttactctttgacagAGTCCTGTTGAGCTGTTAAACGGTATCGCACAAGGTTCAAAAAATCTTATTGGCAGTACGGTTTATGCAGTCAGTAGCGCCACTTCCCACTTTAGTAAAACTGCCTATAAGGTATTATCTGAGCTCCAGTTTGATCATTGGAAATTACGCTCTCAAGAAGCCATGGGCTCTCATAGCTCATGGAAATTTGTTATGCAGGGCCTTGTTGCGTTTACATATGATGAGCAAGCCGCTTCCAAACTGGATGAACGGGACAGGCAGCTAGGTTTGCATGGGGAAGGAGTGCTGAATGGGTTTCTAGAGGTGAAAGCCATCTCTTGATCAAGTGTTACTGATTTACCTTTATAGCCGGTGTATATCCTCGTGTAACACCCAAATCCTAGATGACTCTTTGAATTGGAACCTGATGACCTCTTCTTGTTCTTGGTCCATAGTTTTGATAATTTAGTAACTGCGTCCAACTACTACCATATTATTGGAAAGAAAATTTGTCACAGCTCACAGCTATTACTTACGCATTCACTCTTCAGTATGCGCCATAGAATATTGCTGGACCTGTCTCTTAAGCAGCATACATTGTGTGCATTTCAATCTTGTTGTGTAGGGTCTGACTGGGCTCCTCCAATCACCAATCAGAGGTGCTGAGAAACATGGTCTTCCTGGGGTTATCTCAGGTAATGCCACTTGATAGGCTTTTGTTGTTGTGCAGGCAGCTTTTGTTGTTCCAATCATTGACCAACTGTATCTATTTTACAGGTATAGCAATGGGAACAGCTGGGCTTGTGGCTAGGCCTATGGCCAGTATTCTTGAAGCCACAGGCAGAACTGCACAGAGCATAAGAAACCGAAGCAATCCTCATGAATCCAACCGCCTGCGTGTCCGTTTCTCGAGGCCTGTGGCCAGAGATCGCCCGTTGTTCCCATACTCCTGGGAAGAAGCAGTTGGAGTATCTTTGCTTGTCCAAGCTGATGGTGGCAGGCTGAAGGATGAGACATTTGTCGTGTGCAAGACACTCCGAGAGCCTGGAAAGTTCCTTGTGCTTAGTGAGAAACTGCTCCTGCTAGTCTCGAGCCGGTACTTGGTGGATTTGGGGTCACCCCAGTTTGCTGGTGTTCCTCCTGACCCACAGTGGGCAATCGAAACTGAGATGAACCTGAAATCTATTGTTCATCTGGATAGAGCTCAGGAGGTAGTGAATATTGTTGGGAGCAATGGCGAAACATCGCCGAGGGACAAAAGAGGCAGATCAAGAGACATTGCCCTGAGCTCAGCCTTCATCCCACTATTTCATTTCAGTGTTGAGCTGCCAAGCATCGAAGATGCAGAGGGCACGTTGCAGTTCTTAATGGCACTTATCGAGAAGGGAAAGGCAAGGAGATGGGACAAGAACATCCTTCACCGAAGCAACATTAGCTGAGATTTCTGGGTCCTGATCCTTGTTACAGTGCTTGTCAATGGGGGTAGACGGGTAGTCAGCATACCCCCCTCAGACAACACCAGCCAGGATCACTGGGCAGCGTCCAGTGAACGTGGATGACCTTTGGGACAACCGCTCCACCACACAAGAGGGGTGTTAGCACAAGTGATTGTCATCCGTAAGCATCTGTTTATACCATTAGTAGATCAGGATAGATACCGATATAGAGGGGCTGGAGTAGCCGGCTTAATTTTGTAGCCTTTGTCCTGGATGATCCACCACGGAACAGGTAGGTTTAAGGTTTCAGCCTTTTTGTAGGCCAAATGTACACATGTAGGATTTTCCAGAATTTTGTCCACGGCTTTGTAAATGGTGGCATTTGAGTCGCAAAAGTTTTGTTGTCCACTAGTATCATTCTTCATTATGCGCATTTGTGTATCACACACGAAGGTTAACATATTTTTAGTCAGACAAATTATTCAAACTACCATGCAAAAATAGCCAGCCAGACATTATCTAAAAAAAACTACAGGCCTTGAATTTTCCATTCTTAAAGGATTGAAATTATTCAAACTACATTCTTAAAGGATTGAATGCTGTTGACAGTTTTTTATACGAGGTCATTCACTTTTTGTGCTTCGCATGCTCCAGTCAAGATGCGACTCACATCCCACCGTGCTGAAGACAAATGCATGTCCTCGTGAAAACAGTCATGTGACAATTCGGTTCTTCGAGTAACTGGAAACAATTCTCTGGGTAACTGGAGTTCAGTTGATGCCAACTTACCATGCTGCCAACTTACCATGCTCCGATATAAAATATGATTCGGCTACAAAGTCAGTTTAGAAACACCTTAATTGCAGACATGACACAGATATTACAGACGATTTAGCTCCATAATTAATCAACCATACAGAGCTTCAAACAAGCTGCAATCATTCTGACATTTTAATTTTAACAGTACCATCTTATCTTGATGTGAGATAAGTATGATTTACTTTGAGTATTTTCTTTACTTTTTATGCTTGGTTTAGTCATTTAGATGTGCAATATATGTGTCCGAGAATTGCAGAGAGCAATGAATGCTGGAGCCAACACAACGAGTAGAAATGAAAACAGGGTATTAAACCTTGCACCAAACTCAAGAAAGCTTAAGGCACATTTTAATTCTAACAATACCATCTCAAGGAGGTTTGCGGTAAACATTGCACAGATACTTAGGTCCCAAACAGAATAACATATTAAATCTTCAAAATTCGACCTAAAAGCACATAAGAAGGGTCTTTAGGATAGCAGATTCCAAAGGAGAACTGGAATTGCACTGCTTAGTCAAACAAGCTGAAGCCCATGTCATCATCGCTCTCTTCCTTAgcttcctccttcttttcttctttcttctcttcaGCGGGAGCAGCACCACCAGCAGCcggggcagcagcagcagctggaGCACCACCTCCACCTGGAAACGAATAGAAACATTACTACATTGACAAAGGCAGCAGTGAAGATAAAACAAAGCATAGAGCGACTGTTGCTTCTGCTCATGATAAATTACAATCATCCCGAATAGCATTCTCTACTATTACAATGCGCAGATTGGTCAAACAGGAATGGCTATTAATTTACACGTGAAATTAAATTCAGAATACATAACCGCTAAATAGGCATATCTACAAGTCTGACTAAGAAGATCATCCTCCAATTCAAGCTTACTAACATAAAGTTAAGTGATGAATTCTCCAGTTGCACAGACTAATCAAGCAGCGGATCAAAGTACGTTACATAAATTACAGGCAGTGGCAACATTATGAAACATTTACGACGAAGTTCACAACAGCGCAATGAATCAAAGCCTTGTATAAACTGCAGAAGAATAGAACAGTGAGAGCGGGAGAGGTTTACCAGATCCGACGGAGAGGATGAGGTCATCGACGCTCCTCTTCTCCAGGAGCTTGGCGAAGAGCGCTGGCCAGTAGGCCTCAACCTTGATCCCGGCAGCCTTCACCACCGTCGCGATCTTCTCAGACTGCATACGGCCAAGCAACCAAACACTCAGACAACGAAAACCAACCAGGGAACGTACAACGGAGAAGAAACCAAGACGAATAACTTACAGTGATGGGGATCCCGTCATCGTGGAGGATGAGGGCGGCAAGGGTGCAGGCGACCTCGCTGGAAGACATGGCGACGGATTCTCACCGGAGCGGATCTGCGATCTGCGAGAGCAAAGACACGAAACAGAGCGTTAGTATTAGATGCAGCGTCAGGGTACGGGAGGGGAGAGGAtctgcggcagcggcggcggcggcaaggtGAGAAAGACGGGCTGCGGCTCTTACCTTTGGATGGAAGTGGAGGCGCAGGAGGCAGGGGGCTTCTAGGGTTTGGGGAGACGCGGTGGGATGGGATTTATAGCTGGTTCGTGCCGAGCACTAGGGTTTCCCGGTAGAAGTTTGGGCTGGACTGAACGGTCCCATGGGCCTTTGTGCTGATGCGGTGCAA harbors:
- the LOC123407887 gene encoding 60S acidic ribosomal protein P1-like, with product MSSSEVACTLAALILHDDGIPITSEKIATVVKAAGIKVEAYWPALFAKLLEKRSVDDLILSVGSGGGGAPAAAAAPAAGGAAPAEEKKEEKKEEAKEESDDDMGFSLFD